The Chryseolinea soli nucleotide sequence TACAGGTCGAGTACGAACGCAATCAGCAGTAACCCGACAGACATACTGACGGCCAGGCCAACGATATTGATGAACGAGAACAACTTGTTGCGCATGAGGTTGCGTCCTGATGTTTTGATGTAGCTTCCGATCATAATCCAGTTGATGAAGAGCTTTATAAATTTTGGCGCACGCACCGTATAGGGTCTAAAGAACTTGAATGCATCGATGATGTAAATGAGCTTCGCGCGGCGTGAACCGATCGATTCAACGTTCCGCTCGAAATATTCATGGAGGTCTCCCAGGAGATCCTCCGCGAGCTGGGGCTTGCAATACCATTCAACGAATCGCTGCGCCCACCGGGGCGGTTGAGGGTGGTTATCCCGATCGCTATCGTGAGTAGGCTGCCGGACGCTCATGCTTTTTTCCAGACTAATGAAGGAATTCTATCCCAGAGTTGATCGCGCATCGACTTGGCTCGCACCAACGCTGCCTTGCCTGGGATCGTAAGCTGATAAAATCGCTTGCGTTTACCGCCACGCGTTTTGGTCGACTCCCCCAACTGGCTTTCCACAAAGCCTTTCTCTTCCAGGCGATGGAGCACGGCGTGTACTACGCCCAGCTTCACGGAACGGCCGGTGTGTTGGACGAGTTCGTCGCAGATCGCTACGCTGTAGGCCTCCTCCATCAGTGCGGCGATGGTCAGCAGCATCAGTTCTTCGAATTCTCCGAGGTTTGTGCCTTTCACGTTGTTAATTACGTAAATGTATGTATAATTGATTCATTATACATACAAAATGTGAGTAAATATAAAGCTCCCATCCCATCCATGCTGATGAATAGTCGCAAACCGCCTTCCATTAGACGCAGATAACCCTATGCCCGAAACTTGCTGGTGTTAATTTTGCTCACCGCTATTTTAAAACAAACAACCATGAGCAACATCAATGACACTCTCGCCAAACTTGAATTCGCGCAAATCGGATGGGTCGTTCCCGATATCAACGCTACTGCAAAATTCCTTGAGAAATCTTTGGGCATTGTCTTTCCGAAGCCCGAACGGTACAGTGCAGAGGACCTGAACATAAAATATTATGGCAAGGTTGTACCCAGCGATGGATTGACGACGCAAACGTACAACGGCAGTGCATTCATCGAACTCATTCAGCCCCTGTCAGGTCAAAGTTTGTTCCATGATTACCTGGCAAAATATCCTGCCGGTGGAGTACAGCACCTAGCCTTCCGGTTGCCCGTTAGCGGTTTCGATCGGGTTGTTGACGACCTTACCAAACAAGGATATGCCATTATCGGCGAAGTGGATCATCCCATTGCGCGAATGAAATTCTTCGACACCTACCAAACGACGGGAGTGGCAACGGAGATCATGGGCATTACACCGGAGGGATGGACGGCTATCAAAAGCATGGAGAAAGCAGCATCCGGGAAATAGAAAAAGCAACCTAATTTCTGATCAACCTGGCATCCCGCGTCGTCAGCGCGTTGGATTCGGTTGAGCGGGAACGACAAAGACCTTTTCGCCGCGTCGAAAATCGCTGTCTGCCGACGCCTTCACGATCAGGACATTTTCTGCAATGGTCAGAGCATTTTCCGCAAGGGCCACGACGATCTCACGGTGGCTTCCAAAAAATCGGATTGCTTTGACGGTGCCGCTCCAGCCCGTGTTGTCCGTCCGGGAAAGGCAAAGGTCCTCCGGGCGGGCGATCGGCGCAGGGGCCTGCCCCACTCCTCCCGACAGCCGGTTGGATTGGGATGGCGTCAACAGGTTGAAGGTTCCGAACAGGCCGGCAGCATAGGCATTCACGGGCCGGCGGTAGATGTTTTGAGGAGAATCTTTCTGGACGATCTGTCCGTCTTTCAGAATGATGATCTGGTCGGCCCACGGCAGCGTGTCGGCCGGATCGTGCGACACGAGCATGCAGGTGATGTTGAGGCGGTGGCCGATGTCGTCGATGACCGATTTCAGGATGTTTTTGTGCACCATGTCGAGATTGGTGAACGGCTCGTCCAGCAGCAACAATTGCGGCGAGCCGATCAGCAGTTTGGCCAAGGCCACGCGCTGGCGTTCGCCACCCGACAGGTGATCGGTTTTGCGCGAAAGAACATGGGTGATCTCACAAACGTCATACAACGTATGGGCCACCGTGTCAGGGATCTTGTTCGCATACTGCAACACCTGCTCGATGCGCAAGGACTTGGGCAACTCGAAATGTTGTGACAAATACCCGATCGCCGGATGACCCGGCACGAGCTTTTCGCCGGCGCCCAACACGCGCTCGCCGTGAAAAAAGACTTCGCCCTCGTCGGGTTGGTTCAAGCCGGCAATCGCTTTGAGGAGCGAGCTTTTTCCGGAGCCCGTTTCGCCGGCAATGGCAATCTTCTGAAGTTTCGCCTGCGAAAAGCTGACGTCGTTCAACGCAAAGCCTTCTTCTTTTCGGATGCGAAGACCGGATACTTTTAAGAATGTCATCAGTGTTTCTTAGGGCTTAAATTTCCGGATAGTATTTTTTACAGCGTGGTTCACTCGTTATGCTCCACAACATTTTTTGAACTTTTTCCCCTGACCACACGGACACGGATCGTTGCGTTCGAGGGTATCCTTTACCGGCACCGGGCGGTTCGCCGCGATGTCCTGGTGAAAAGCTTGCGCGAGCAGCGCATAGAGGTCGGGATGATTCTTTTTTAACAACTCGGGGCGTTCGAAGAAATATTCACCCACCACGGCCAGGAACTCGCTCTCGTTGGTGGCACCATACACGTCGATGTCGCTCTTGCCCTTCAGAATATCTTTGATGGACGCATGGATGAGGTCCAGCCACGGCCGCGCATAAGCCTTGTTGTTGAGGATCGTAGGGATGCCATCGATGTTGCCGTCTTCCTTGTCGAGCAGGTGGATGAATTCGTGGATGCCCACGTTGTGTTTGTCCGACTTGTTGCTGAACCCCTCGTGCAGGGCCGGCTTGGACAGGATCATTTTGCCCTGCAGGTTGCCGCTGCCCACCATGCCCAGGATGGCTTCGTCCTTGCTGCCGATGTCGTAGTCGCGGTCGAAGTGGCCGGGGTAAAGCAATACTTCGTCTAAAAAAGTATAGTCCCACTCCGGGAAGCCGAACACGGGGATGGCGGCGCTGCTGGCGACCAGGAGTTTGTCGGTGATGTCGACGGTGGTCTCAATGCCGGTGACGCGGACGTTGGCCAGGAAGCGCATGACATCGATTTCGAAGCGCTTTTTCTCGTCCGCCGGAAGGCTGCGGTAAAACCCGACCTTCTCCTCCAAAACCAACCTCCAGGACGGGGGAAAATCGCCGGTCACCTTTTTCTTGCGGTGTTGGCCGGTATAAAAGATGGAAA carries:
- a CDS encoding ABC transporter ATP-binding protein, whose protein sequence is MTFLKVSGLRIRKEEGFALNDVSFSQAKLQKIAIAGETGSGKSSLLKAIAGLNQPDEGEVFFHGERVLGAGEKLVPGHPAIGYLSQHFELPKSLRIEQVLQYANKIPDTVAHTLYDVCEITHVLSRKTDHLSGGERQRVALAKLLIGSPQLLLLDEPFTNLDMVHKNILKSVIDDIGHRLNITCMLVSHDPADTLPWADQIIILKDGQIVQKDSPQNIYRRPVNAYAAGLFGTFNLLTPSQSNRLSGGVGQAPAPIARPEDLCLSRTDNTGWSGTVKAIRFFGSHREIVVALAENALTIAENVLIVKASADSDFRRGEKVFVVPAQPNPTR
- a CDS encoding VOC family protein, with product MSNINDTLAKLEFAQIGWVVPDINATAKFLEKSLGIVFPKPERYSAEDLNIKYYGKVVPSDGLTTQTYNGSAFIELIQPLSGQSLFHDYLAKYPAGGVQHLAFRLPVSGFDRVVDDLTKQGYAIIGEVDHPIARMKFFDTYQTTGVATEIMGITPEGWTAIKSMEKAASGK
- a CDS encoding PadR family transcriptional regulator — protein: MKGTNLGEFEELMLLTIAALMEEAYSVAICDELVQHTGRSVKLGVVHAVLHRLEEKGFVESQLGESTKTRGGKRKRFYQLTIPGKAALVRAKSMRDQLWDRIPSLVWKKA
- a CDS encoding zinc-dependent peptidase, with product MIPFLLIIAFIVVFSIFYTGQHRKKKVTGDFPPSWRLVLEEKVGFYRSLPADEKKRFEIDVMRFLANVRVTGIETTVDITDKLLVASSAAIPVFGFPEWDYTFLDEVLLYPGHFDRDYDIGSKDEAILGMVGSGNLQGKMILSKPALHEGFSNKSDKHNVGIHEFIHLLDKEDGNIDGIPTILNNKAYARPWLDLIHASIKDILKGKSDIDVYGATNESEFLAVVGEYFFERPELLKKNHPDLYALLAQAFHQDIAANRPVPVKDTLERNDPCPCGQGKKFKKCCGA